Proteins co-encoded in one Dreissena polymorpha isolate Duluth1 chromosome 12, UMN_Dpol_1.0, whole genome shotgun sequence genomic window:
- the LOC127853585 gene encoding protein shank-like produces the protein MKHPRNVPMTLLDIIKNGYFQQVRFLVDHGTDLDQKDSERRTPLMLCAFIEPEAWGVGLCRLLIENGATLFLRDKYGLNAFQYAVIYDRVDLVRVYLKAIDFNLNDADKLGNTALHYAVRSGNAMIVKLITQAHVKYHIPLDKANHDGFTPLHEAHRLSRQRCARILENTDALADVTHIEANTPLDLNEVNGKSVHDDVTSVRSSRKSLSRPRSSIISHRSSKSSLITDTEYSFRRSPTIISNDVSVTETGRRRGRQQPENIPPNEKNTKQLIRCASATDIRNNPEYLFQISPVDATFTPSETKRIRAKSAFVRRSEVESDSSSSVHRNSWRTEFKKLYVHYQFQCTPSYRHSVLSENAENASLPPLDKPITPATSEHGIDDFERGRRSRAKSAAISRQGTDENLIAGKGRQQSKTSSRKLSQNVGHGGKMGSVDGSLESSSESINSSVSSKRQADGKISKSPKEVTGRQSRTSSHKGVPAMNVEEVGRGGASEPTSVDPRLLRVINE, from the coding sequence atgaaacatccGCGAAATGTGCCGATGACGCTtttggatattattaaaaatggCTACTTCCAACAGGTTCGTTTCCTGGTGGATCATGGAACCGATCTGGATCAGAAAGACTCCGAGCGTCGTACGCCGCTCATGTTGTGCGCCTTTATAGAACCGGAAGCTTGGGGCGTGGGCCTTTGTCGGCTTCTTATTGAGAACGGTGCTACCCTGTTTCTAAGGGATAAATATGGACTGAACGCATTTCAGTATGCAGTGATATACGACCGAGTGGACCTTGTGCGGGTATATCTGAAGGCAATCGATTTTAACCTAAACGACGCAGATAAACTCGGAAACACGGCGCTGCATTACGCCGTGCGTTCCGGAAACGCTATGATAGTGAAACTTATAACACAAGCTCACGTGAAATACCACATCCCGCTGGACAAAGCGAATCACGATGGATTCACGCCATTGCATGAAGCTCATCGTCTCAGCAGACAACGATGCGCGCGCATTTTAGAGAACACCGATGCCCTAGCTGACGTGACGCATATAGAAGCAAATACTCCGCTTGATCTCAACGAGGTCAACGGAAAAAGCGTCCACGATGACGTCACTTCCGTCCGAAGCTCCCGGAAGTCGCTAAGCCGACCGCGCTCATCAATAATTTCGCATCGAAGTTCCAAATCTAGTCTTATAACCGACACCGAATACTCGTTTCGCCGGTCGCCGACGATAATTAGTAATGACGTCAGCGTCACGGAAACCGGGCGACGAAGAGGTCGTCAACAGCCCGAAAATATACCACCGAACGAAAAAAATACCAAACAGCTTATACGCTGCGCTAGTGCTACTGACATTCGTAACAATCCAGAATATCTATTCCAAATATCTCCGGTAGACGCAACGTTTACTCCGTCTGAAACAAAACGTATTCGCGCGAAGTCAGCGTTTGTTCGGCGGTCGGAGGTAGAGTCCGACTCCTCCTCTTCTGTACATAGGAACAGCTGGCGAACGGAATTCAAAAAACTGTACGTCCATTACCAGTTCCAATGTACCCCTTCGTACAGACATAGCGTATTGTCAGAAAACGCAGAAAACGCGTCGCTGCCGCCGCTCGACAAGCCTATAACGCCAGCGACGTCAGAACACGGAATCGATGACTTTGAGAGAGGCCGTCGCTCACGCGCCAAGAGCGCGGCTATATCGCGTCAAGGGACAGACGAAAATCTTATCGCGGGGAAAGGGCGCCAGCAATCAAAAACAAGTTCCCGAAAACTCTCGCAGAATGTCGGTCATGGCGGGAAAATGGGTTCTGTTGACGGTTCTTTAGAATCCAGCAGCGAATCTATAAATAGTTCCGTGTCGTCAAAGCGCCAAGCAGATGGGAAAATCTCGAAGTCGCCGAAAGAGGTCACTGGGCGGCAGAGTCGAACGTCGTCACACAAGGGGGTTCCCGCCATGAACGTAGAGGAAGTGGGAAGAGGCGGAGCGTCAGAGCCGACGTCTGTGGACCCGAGATTACTACGAGTTATAAACGAGTAG